The Vicia villosa cultivar HV-30 ecotype Madison, WI linkage group LG1, Vvil1.0, whole genome shotgun sequence genome includes a region encoding these proteins:
- the LOC131622489 gene encoding CBL-interacting serine/threonine-protein kinase 20-like, which yields MDKKSTLLMKKYEVGRMLGQGNFAKVYHARNIKTGQSVAIKVFNKDMIMRVGLKEQIKREISVMRRVRHPNIVEFYEVMASKTKIYFAMEIVKGGELFSKVSRGRLREDVARKYFQQLIEAVDHCHRRGVYHRDLKPENLLLDENGDLKVLDFGLSALSESKNTDGLLHTTCGTPAYVAPEVIKKKGYDGAMADIWSCGVILYVLLAGYLPFSDKNLMDMYKKISKADYKCPQWIRPDAKRLISRILDPNPRTRITINKIMQNSWFRKGYKHIEGPQLPPLSPTRGDISDVYNAFDDISSPSSSNGTPRAMSVKDYEEYPMKPYCFNAFDLISLSSGFDLSGLFEKDTSERTHARFSTKRPPYVVVAKLEEVAQLDGRFKVMKQNGIVRLEGVEAGINEPLSIDTEIYEVTSSLYIVEVNKIAGDILEYKRFWNQFLRPSLDEIAWVWQGYEQII from the coding sequence ATGGATAAGAAATCAACACTTCTAATGAAAAAATATGAGGTAGGACGCATGCTAGGCCAAGGAAATTTTGCCAAAGTTTACCATGCAAGGAACATAAAGACAGGACAAAGTGTTGCAATTAAGGTGTTTAACAAAGACATGATCATGAGGGTTGGTTTGAAGGAACAAATCAAACGTGAAATCTCGGTGATGCGCCGCGTTAGACATCCTAACATTGTCGAATTTTATGAGGTCATGGCAAGCAAAACAAAGATATATTTCGCAATGGAAATCGTGAAAGGCGGCGAGCTTTTCAGTAAAGTTTCCAGGGGGAGGTTGAGGGAAGATGTTGCTAGGAAATACTTCCAACAGCTTATTGAAGCTGTTGATCATTGTCATCGAAGAGGGGTTTACCACCGCGATCTTAAACCGGAGAATCTCCTCCTCGATGAGAATGGTGATCTCAAGGTTTTGGATTTCGGCCTTAGCGCGTTGTCCGAATCAAAAAATACAGATGGTCTTCTTCATACAACGTGTGGAACTCCGGCTTACGTTGCGCCCGAGGTTATCAAGAAAAAAGGCTATGATGGAGCCATGGCAGATATTTGGTCATGTGGTGTAATTCTCTATGTACTATTAGCAGGTTATCTTCCTTTCAGTGATAAAAACCTAATGGACATGTATAAGAAAATCTCAAAGGCAGATTACAAGTGTCCGCAATGGATTCGTCCTGACGCGAAAAGGCTTATTAGTAGAATCCTTGATCCTAATCCAAGAACAAGAATCACCATTAACAAGATAATGCAAAATAGTTGGTTTAGAAAAGGGTATAAGCATATCGAAGGACCACAGTTACCGCCTTTATCGCCTACGCGAGGCGATATCTCAGATGTTTACAATGCATTTGATGATATATCATCACCATCAAGCTCTAATGGAACTCCAAGAGCAATGTCGGTTAAAGACTACGAAGAATATCCAATGAAACCGTATTGTTTCAACGCGTTTGATCTCATATCGCTCTCTTCGGGGTTCGATCTTTCTGGTTTATTCGAGAAAGATACGAGCGAACGAACACATGCAAGATTTTCTACTAAAAGACCACCCTATGTAGTTGTGGCGAAACTCGAAGAGGTAGCGCAATTAGATGGTAGGTTTAAGGTTATGAAGCAAAATGGGATTGTTAGGCTGGAAGGAGTTGAGGCAGGGATAAATGAACCACTCAGTATAGATACAGAAATTTATGAAGTTACTTCTTCATTGTACATTGTTGAGGTAAACAAAATTGCTGGAGATATATTGGAATATAAGAGATTCTGGAACCAGTTCTTAAGGCCTTCTCTAGATGAAATTGCTTGGGTTTGGCAAGGATATGAGCAGATCATATAG
- the LOC131594907 gene encoding uncharacterized protein LOC131594907: MSAPEKPEENVIPTDQVEKPEEYTKQPNQGVNTKDKSYTPPPPYKLPIPYPQRLKKTKMESKYQKFIKVIEKLHVEIPFTEAITQIPSYAKFLKDILSNKRRLGDPKPLECHSISEKKLAKKDKDPGSFSIPCIRGNHMIDKAFLDLGASVRLMPLAVCKSLNLGELQSSKMSLQLANRSIKYPIGIL, encoded by the coding sequence ATGAGTGCACCCGAAAAACCTGAGGAAAATGTCATACCTACGGACCAAGTAGAGAAGCCAGAGGAATATACTAAACAACCAAACCAAGGAGTAAACACAAAAGACAAAAGTTACACACCTCCACCACCATATAAACTACCTATTCCATATCCGCAGAGACTTAAGAAAACCAAGATGGAAAGTAAATACCAAAAATTTATCAAGGTGATAGAAAAACTTCACGTAGAAATTCCTTTTACAGAAGCAATCACCCAAATACCATCATATGCTAAATTCCTAAAAGACATCTTGTCTAACAAACGCAGACTTGGCGATCCTAAACCATTAGAATGCCATTCCATCTCCGAGAAAAAACTTGCCAAGAAAGACAAAGACCCTGGAAGTTTTTCCATTCCCTGCATCCGAGGAAATCATATGATCGATAAAGCTTTCTTAGACCTAGGAGCAAGCGTGAGATTAATGCCTTTGGCGGTTTGTAAGAGTTTAAACTTAGGAGAACTTCAATCGTCCAAAATGTCTTTACAATTAGCTAATAGATCCATAAAATACCCTATAGGCATATTATAA